The following are from one region of the Gryllotalpicola protaetiae genome:
- a CDS encoding ABC transporter ATP-binding protein: protein MTTATAAATAASAAARPAIHCRDLVRIFSAEGVEVQALQGLGLEVAPGELTALVGASGSGKSTLLSILSGLDVPTAGQASVAGFDLLAMRERDRVGYRRHVVGFVWQQTGRNLIPYLSAAENIALTLAVAGAPRSGRAARATELLELLDIGELADRRPQQLSGGQQQRVAIAVALANEPEVLLADEPTGELDEANSALVLEAMRAVNERLGVTVLIVTHDPGVSDHVRRTVQIRDGRTSTETLRRTEVADDGAERHIAEEFAVLDRVGRLQLPPDYVAALDLKHRVRLSLEDDHAEVRKGDAE from the coding sequence ATGACCACCGCCACAGCCGCCGCCACAGCCGCCTCCGCCGCTGCGCGACCTGCGATCCACTGCCGCGATCTCGTGCGCATCTTCTCCGCAGAAGGAGTCGAGGTGCAGGCCCTGCAGGGGCTGGGCCTCGAGGTCGCGCCGGGCGAGCTCACCGCCCTCGTCGGCGCGTCCGGCTCGGGCAAGTCGACGCTGCTGTCGATCCTCTCCGGGCTCGATGTGCCGACGGCCGGTCAGGCATCCGTCGCGGGCTTCGACCTGCTCGCCATGCGCGAGCGCGACCGCGTCGGCTACCGCCGCCATGTCGTCGGCTTCGTGTGGCAGCAGACGGGCCGCAACCTGATCCCGTATTTGAGCGCTGCGGAGAACATCGCGCTGACGCTCGCGGTCGCCGGCGCGCCGCGCAGCGGCCGTGCCGCGCGCGCCACCGAGCTGCTCGAGCTGCTCGACATCGGCGAGCTGGCCGACCGCAGGCCGCAGCAGCTCTCGGGCGGCCAGCAGCAGCGCGTCGCGATCGCCGTCGCCCTCGCGAACGAGCCGGAGGTGCTGCTCGCCGACGAGCCGACCGGTGAGCTCGACGAGGCGAACTCGGCGCTCGTGCTGGAGGCGATGCGCGCGGTCAACGAGCGCCTCGGTGTGACGGTGCTGATCGTCACGCACGACCCGGGCGTCTCCGACCACGTGCGGCGCACGGTGCAGATCCGCGACGGGCGCACCTCGACCGAGACCCTGCGGCGCACCGAGGTCGCCGATGACGGCGCCGAGCGGCACATCGCCGAGGAGTTCGCCGTGCTCGACCGCGTCGGCCGGCTGCAGTTGCCGCCCGACTACGTCGCGGCGCTCGACCTCAAGCACCGCGTGCGGCTGTCGCTCGAGGACGACCACGCCGAGGTGCGGAAGGGGGACGCCGAATGA
- a CDS encoding ABC transporter ATP-binding protein codes for MSAISDSIITATGLGRVFGSGDTEVDALTDVSLELAPGELVLLRGPSGSGKTTLLNLLGGLDRPTTGSVSLGGVELTTASEDVLAGIRQKEIGFVFQSFALLPVLSAAENIEVPLRIVRTPAAAREARVAELLAAVGLADHANQRPYELSGGQQQRVGIARALANRPRVLIADEPTGQLDSGTAAQMMALIASLVHEEGVAAIVSTHDPRMAEYADRVLQLHDGKLAGSGAGARGRHAAAEEQPPRRAETAF; via the coding sequence ATGAGCGCGATCAGCGACTCCATCATCACTGCGACCGGCCTCGGCCGCGTCTTCGGCAGCGGCGACACCGAGGTGGATGCGCTGACGGACGTCTCGCTCGAACTCGCCCCCGGCGAGCTGGTGCTGCTGCGCGGGCCGTCGGGCAGCGGCAAGACGACGCTGCTCAACCTGCTCGGCGGCCTCGACCGGCCGACCACTGGCTCGGTGAGCCTCGGCGGGGTCGAGCTCACGACGGCGAGCGAAGACGTGCTCGCAGGCATCCGGCAGAAGGAGATCGGATTCGTGTTCCAGTCCTTCGCCCTGCTGCCCGTCCTGTCCGCCGCAGAGAACATCGAGGTGCCGCTCCGCATCGTGCGCACTCCGGCCGCCGCGCGCGAGGCGCGCGTCGCCGAGCTGCTCGCGGCCGTCGGTCTCGCCGACCACGCGAACCAGCGCCCCTACGAGCTCTCCGGCGGCCAGCAGCAGCGCGTCGGCATCGCGCGCGCCCTCGCCAACCGGCCGCGGGTGCTCATCGCCGACGAGCCCACCGGGCAGCTCGACTCCGGCACGGCGGCGCAGATGATGGCCCTGATCGCGTCGCTCGTGCACGAGGAGGGCGTCGCCGCGATCGTCTCGACCCACGACCCGCGCATGGCCGAGTACGCCGACCGGGTGCTGCAGCTGCACGACGGGAAGCTCGCCGGCAGCGGTGCCGGCGCGCGCGGTCGGCACGCGGCGGCTGAAGAGCAGCCGCCGAGGCGTGCCGAAACGGCCTTCTGA
- a CDS encoding glucose 1-dehydrogenase, whose amino-acid sequence MTDTQGRLAGKVALISGAARGMGASEARLFAAEGAYVVIGDVLDSEGEAVAAELGARAAYVHLDVRVPEQWVLAVDTAVSRFGGLDVLVNNAGIVEMYPLAEYPIEAWQRIIDINLSGVFYGMRAAVPALRTGTPGHAGHSSIVNISSIDGLGGSPQLAGYVAAKFGVRGLTKAAALEYAREGIRVNSVHPGLIETPMTAGIPASAMPIPMGRAAQPEEVAELVLFLASDESSYCTGSEFTVDGGMMAQIPMSGELELPAQAPADRQLVTH is encoded by the coding sequence ATGACAGACACACAGGGCCGGCTCGCCGGCAAGGTCGCGTTGATCAGCGGGGCCGCGCGCGGAATGGGCGCATCGGAGGCGCGGCTGTTCGCCGCGGAGGGGGCCTACGTCGTCATCGGCGATGTGCTCGACAGCGAGGGTGAGGCGGTCGCCGCCGAGCTCGGCGCTCGCGCAGCCTATGTGCACCTCGATGTGCGCGTTCCCGAGCAGTGGGTGCTCGCCGTGGACACGGCGGTCAGCCGGTTCGGCGGCCTCGACGTTCTCGTCAACAACGCGGGCATCGTCGAGATGTACCCGCTCGCCGAGTACCCGATCGAGGCGTGGCAGCGCATCATCGACATCAACCTGTCCGGGGTGTTCTACGGCATGCGCGCCGCGGTCCCCGCGCTGCGCACCGGCACACCGGGGCACGCGGGGCACAGCTCGATCGTGAACATCTCGTCGATCGACGGGCTGGGCGGCTCGCCGCAGCTCGCCGGGTACGTCGCGGCGAAGTTCGGCGTGCGCGGGCTGACGAAGGCGGCGGCGCTCGAATACGCGCGAGAGGGCATCCGCGTGAACTCGGTGCACCCCGGCCTCATCGAGACGCCGATGACGGCGGGCATCCCCGCCTCGGCCATGCCCATCCCGATGGGCCGCGCCGCGCAGCCGGAGGAGGTCGCCGAGCTGGTCCTCTTCCTCGCGAGCGACGAGTCGAGCTACTGCACCGGATCCGAGTTCACCGTCGACGGCGGCATGATGGCGCAGATCCCGATGAGCGGCGAGCTGGAGCTGCCCGCACAGGCGCCCGCCGACCGGCAGCTGGTCACGCACTGA
- a CDS encoding NADPH:quinone reductase: MRAIVYSEKGPSSVLRLVERPVPAPGVGEVRVRLAFSGVNPTDVKSRAGAAARGSFAEVTPGQDGAGTVDALGLGVEGLAVGDRVWLYLAQHEQPYGTAAEYVTLPAGRAVPLPEAAGFELGAALGVPAITAHRALTSGDVARLSPGSFEGRHVLVQGGAGAVGNAAIQLARWAGASVIATVSSDEKAALARAAGAHHVVDYAHTDAAAGVRAAAPEGVDLIVEVAPAVNNPLDQAVARHGATVAFYANNGGDQLVLDIRPTFSLGLRYQGLLLYTLEAEQLETAVADVSAAVSAGALRVGEDAGLPLHRFPLADSAAAHDAVDGGAVGKVLIEL, translated from the coding sequence ATGCGCGCGATCGTCTATTCCGAGAAGGGCCCGTCGAGTGTTCTGAGGCTCGTCGAGCGGCCGGTGCCGGCGCCGGGCGTCGGCGAGGTGCGGGTGAGACTCGCGTTCTCGGGCGTGAACCCGACCGACGTCAAGAGCCGCGCGGGCGCGGCGGCGCGCGGCTCGTTCGCCGAGGTGACGCCGGGCCAGGACGGCGCGGGAACCGTCGACGCCCTGGGCCTCGGCGTCGAGGGTCTCGCCGTCGGCGACCGCGTCTGGCTGTACCTCGCCCAGCACGAGCAGCCGTACGGCACCGCTGCCGAGTACGTGACGCTGCCCGCCGGGCGCGCCGTGCCGCTTCCGGAAGCGGCGGGCTTCGAGCTCGGCGCCGCGCTCGGCGTGCCGGCGATCACCGCGCATCGCGCGCTCACCTCCGGCGACGTCGCGCGCCTCTCCCCCGGCTCGTTCGAGGGCAGGCACGTGCTCGTGCAGGGCGGCGCGGGGGCCGTGGGGAACGCCGCCATCCAACTGGCGCGCTGGGCGGGGGCATCCGTCATCGCCACCGTCAGCAGCGACGAGAAAGCCGCACTCGCGCGCGCGGCCGGCGCGCACCATGTGGTCGACTACGCGCACACGGATGCCGCGGCCGGCGTGCGCGCCGCCGCCCCGGAGGGCGTCGACCTGATCGTCGAGGTCGCCCCTGCGGTGAACAACCCGCTCGACCAGGCGGTCGCCCGGCACGGTGCGACCGTCGCGTTCTACGCGAACAACGGCGGCGACCAGCTCGTGCTCGACATCCGCCCCACCTTCTCGCTGGGGCTGCGCTACCAGGGACTGCTGCTGTACACGCTCGAGGCCGAGCAGCTCGAGACGGCCGTCGCCGACGTGAGCGCCGCCGTCTCCGCGGGCGCGCTGCGCGTCGGCGA